One window of Methylococcus sp. EFPC2 genomic DNA carries:
- the nirB gene encoding nitrite reductase large subunit NirB has product MKPKLILIGNGMAGVRTLEELQKIAPGKYETTVFGAEPHVNYNRILLSPVLAGEKTFDEIVINDRSWYDDNEITLHTGRKVVSIDRKHRVVLAEDGTEASYDRLILATGSQPFILPVPGKELEGVVGFRDIHDVSRMLDASQKHKHAVVIGGGLLGLEAANGLLKRGMHVTVVHLLDTLMERQLDKPAAALLRRSLEDTGVNFLLEAQTEAILPAPRALAEEPPRVGSIRFKNGTEIPADLVVMAVGIRPNIELAKSCGIHCERGIVVSDTLQTYDPRVYSVGECVQHRGNLFGLVAPLFEQAKVCANHLAEYGIGRYQGSVTSTKLKVTGIDLFSAGDYLGGNGYEELVFQDPTRGVYKKLVVKDNKVKGAVLYGDTVDGSWYFQLMRENTDIADFRETVMFGRAHMADSGREGQSVMGMSADAEICGCNGVCKKTIVDAIVGKKLFTLDEVRAHTKASASCGSCTGLVEQILAATVGNYDQTPKEKPMCKCTEHAHDTVRAAIVEQGLKTMDAVFKALEWKTADGCHSCRPALNYYLLCAWPDGYKDDPQSRFINERVHANIQKDGTYSVVPRMWGGLTTPNELRAIADVADKFKIPTVKVTGGQRIDLLGVKKEDLPKVWGDLNAAGMVSGHAYGKSLRTVKTCVGSEWCRFGTQDSTGLGVKLEKITWGSWTPHKFKMAVSGCPRNCAEATIKDFGVICVDSGYEVHVGGNGGIKIRGTDLLCKLGTEDEVKEYCGAFMQLYREEARYLERTAPWIERVGLTYVKSRIVEDEEGRKVLNERFLVSQQTAQVDPWAERVQGKEQELFQPLRALA; this is encoded by the coding sequence ATGAAGCCCAAACTCATCCTCATCGGCAACGGCATGGCCGGTGTACGCACGCTGGAAGAACTGCAGAAAATCGCGCCCGGCAAATACGAAACCACCGTGTTCGGCGCCGAGCCCCACGTCAATTACAACCGCATCCTGCTGTCGCCCGTGCTGGCGGGCGAGAAAACCTTCGACGAAATCGTCATCAACGACCGGAGTTGGTACGACGACAACGAAATCACCCTGCACACCGGGCGCAAGGTTGTCTCCATAGACCGCAAGCACCGCGTCGTGCTGGCGGAGGACGGCACCGAAGCGAGCTACGACCGCTTGATCCTGGCGACCGGCTCCCAGCCCTTCATCCTGCCGGTGCCGGGCAAGGAACTGGAGGGGGTGGTCGGCTTCCGCGACATCCACGACGTCAGCCGCATGCTGGATGCCTCGCAGAAACACAAGCACGCGGTGGTCATCGGCGGCGGCCTGCTGGGACTGGAAGCGGCCAACGGCCTGCTCAAGCGCGGCATGCACGTGACCGTGGTGCACCTGCTCGACACCCTGATGGAACGTCAGCTCGACAAGCCCGCCGCGGCCCTGCTGCGGCGCTCGCTGGAAGATACCGGCGTCAATTTCCTGCTGGAAGCCCAGACGGAAGCCATCCTTCCCGCCCCCCGTGCACTGGCGGAAGAGCCACCCCGGGTCGGCTCCATACGCTTCAAAAACGGCACCGAGATCCCCGCCGACCTGGTCGTGATGGCCGTCGGCATACGCCCCAACATCGAGCTGGCGAAATCCTGCGGCATCCATTGCGAGCGCGGCATCGTGGTCAGCGACACCTTGCAGACCTACGACCCGCGCGTCTATTCCGTGGGCGAATGCGTGCAGCATCGCGGCAATCTGTTCGGCCTGGTCGCCCCGCTGTTCGAGCAGGCCAAGGTCTGCGCCAACCACCTGGCCGAATACGGCATCGGCCGCTACCAGGGTTCGGTGACATCCACCAAGCTCAAGGTCACCGGCATCGATTTGTTCTCCGCCGGCGACTATCTCGGCGGCAATGGCTACGAAGAACTCGTCTTTCAGGATCCCACGCGCGGCGTCTACAAGAAGCTGGTGGTCAAGGACAACAAGGTGAAAGGGGCCGTGCTGTACGGCGACACCGTGGACGGCTCCTGGTATTTCCAGCTCATGCGCGAGAACACCGACATCGCCGACTTCCGCGAAACGGTGATGTTCGGCCGAGCCCACATGGCCGATTCCGGCCGCGAAGGCCAGAGCGTGATGGGCATGAGCGCGGACGCGGAGATCTGCGGCTGCAACGGCGTGTGCAAGAAGACCATCGTCGACGCCATCGTGGGCAAAAAGCTGTTCACCCTGGACGAGGTGCGCGCCCACACCAAGGCCTCGGCCTCTTGCGGCTCCTGCACCGGACTGGTCGAACAGATACTCGCCGCCACCGTCGGCAACTATGACCAGACGCCGAAAGAAAAACCGATGTGCAAGTGCACCGAGCATGCGCACGACACCGTGCGCGCGGCCATCGTCGAACAGGGATTGAAGACCATGGACGCCGTCTTCAAGGCCCTGGAATGGAAGACCGCCGACGGCTGCCATTCCTGCCGCCCGGCGCTCAACTACTACCTGCTGTGCGCCTGGCCGGACGGCTACAAGGACGACCCGCAATCCCGCTTCATCAACGAGCGGGTGCACGCCAACATCCAGAAGGACGGCACCTATTCCGTCGTGCCGCGCATGTGGGGCGGGCTGACCACGCCGAACGAACTGCGCGCCATCGCCGACGTGGCCGACAAGTTCAAGATACCGACGGTCAAGGTCACCGGCGGCCAGCGCATCGACCTGCTGGGCGTGAAAAAGGAAGACCTGCCCAAGGTCTGGGGCGACCTCAATGCCGCCGGCATGGTGTCCGGACACGCCTACGGCAAATCGCTGCGCACGGTGAAGACCTGCGTGGGCTCGGAATGGTGCCGCTTCGGCACCCAGGACTCCACCGGACTTGGCGTGAAACTGGAAAAAATCACCTGGGGCTCGTGGACGCCGCACAAGTTCAAGATGGCCGTGTCCGGCTGCCCGCGCAACTGCGCCGAAGCCACCATCAAGGATTTCGGCGTGATCTGCGTGGACTCCGGCTACGAGGTCCACGTCGGCGGCAACGGCGGCATCAAGATCCGCGGCACCGACCTGCTCTGCAAGCTCGGCACTGAAGACGAAGTGAAGGAATACTGCGGCGCATTCATGCAGCTCTACCGCGAGGAAGCCCGCTATCTGGAGCGCACCGCGCCCTGGATAGAACGGGTCGGCCTCACCTACGTGAAGTCGCGCATCGTCGAGGACGAGGAAGGACGCAAGGTGCTGAACGAGCGCTTCCTGGTCTCGCAGCAAACCGCCCAGGTCGACCCCTGGGCCGAGCGCGTGCAGGGCAAGGAGCAGGAGCTTTTTCAGCCCCTCAGAGCCCTTGCGTAG
- a CDS encoding ABC transporter ATP-binding protein: MKTRYVQLEKIDMIFNTRKGRFAALRDVNLDIEQGEFISIIGHSGCGKSTVLNVIAGLLDATGGVALCAGREIKGPGPERAVVFQNHSLLPWMTCQENIYLAVERVYGRDENKAQLKQRAADALELVGLGHAAHKYPHEISGGMKQRVGIARALSMNPKVLLMDEPFGALDALTRAHLQDELMRITAGTGSTVVMVTHDVDEAVLLSDRIVMMTNGPAATVGDILAVDLPRPRKRLELADDPAYNHYRAEVLKFLYERHKQPEAA; this comes from the coding sequence ATGAAAACCCGCTACGTCCAACTCGAAAAGATCGACATGATCTTCAACACCCGCAAGGGCCGCTTCGCCGCGTTGCGCGACGTCAACCTCGACATCGAACAGGGCGAATTCATCTCCATCATCGGCCATTCCGGCTGCGGCAAGTCGACCGTGCTCAACGTCATCGCAGGCCTCTTGGACGCCACCGGCGGCGTGGCGCTATGCGCCGGGCGCGAGATCAAGGGGCCCGGCCCGGAACGCGCCGTGGTCTTCCAGAACCACTCCCTCCTGCCCTGGATGACCTGCCAGGAGAACATCTATCTCGCCGTCGAGCGGGTCTATGGCCGCGATGAGAACAAGGCCCAACTCAAGCAACGCGCCGCCGACGCACTGGAATTGGTCGGCCTGGGCCACGCGGCGCACAAATATCCGCACGAGATTTCCGGCGGCATGAAACAGCGCGTCGGCATCGCCCGCGCCCTGTCCATGAATCCCAAGGTATTGCTGATGGACGAGCCTTTCGGCGCACTCGACGCCCTCACCCGCGCCCATCTGCAGGACGAGCTGATGCGCATCACGGCCGGCACCGGCAGCACCGTGGTGATGGTCACCCACGACGTGGACGAGGCGGTGCTGCTGTCCGACCGCATCGTGATGATGACCAACGGCCCGGCCGCCACGGTGGGCGACATCCTGGCGGTCGACCTGCCCAGGCCGCGCAAGCGCCTGGAACTGGCCGACGACCCGGCCTACAACCACTACCGGGCGGAAGTTCTGAAGTTCCTCTACGAGCGCCACAAGCAACCGGAAGCGGCCTAA
- a CDS encoding CmpA/NrtA family ABC transporter substrate-binding protein, which yields MNKKTTETSTTLTPESPSRRSFIKNGGLLLGAGAALGLAPGLSHYAWAAGSDAPEKTEVKIGFIPLTDCASVVMAAELGLDKKYGIKIVPTKEASWAAVRDKLINGELDAAHVLYGLIYGVQLGIGGPKKDMALLMTLNNNGQAITLANKLHEKGVSDGAGLAKLIKDEPREYTFAQTFPTGTHAMWLYYWLGANGINPVKDVKTITVPPPQMVANMRVGNMDGYCVGEPWNARAIADKIGFTAVTTQEIWKDHPEKVLGSTLEFAQKYPNTARAVIMAVLEASMYIDEMKNREKVAITIAGKPYVNTTAQVIQGRMLGDYDNGIGKKWKDDNYMKFYNEGRVNFPYLSDGMWFLTQHKRWGLLKEDPDYLAVAKQVNQIELYKQAASQLKVPVPADPFRSTTLIDGVKWDGKDPKAYAASFQVRA from the coding sequence ATGAACAAGAAAACGACCGAGACCTCGACGACCCTAACGCCCGAATCGCCGTCACGCCGCAGCTTCATCAAGAACGGCGGCCTGCTGCTGGGCGCCGGCGCGGCCCTGGGGCTGGCGCCGGGCCTGAGCCACTACGCCTGGGCGGCCGGCTCCGACGCGCCGGAAAAGACCGAGGTGAAGATAGGTTTCATCCCCCTGACCGATTGCGCCTCGGTGGTCATGGCCGCCGAACTGGGCCTGGACAAGAAATACGGCATCAAGATCGTGCCGACCAAGGAAGCGTCCTGGGCCGCGGTGCGCGACAAGCTCATCAACGGCGAGCTGGATGCCGCCCACGTGCTCTACGGCCTGATTTACGGCGTACAGCTCGGCATCGGCGGGCCGAAGAAAGACATGGCGCTGCTGATGACGCTAAACAACAACGGCCAGGCCATCACGCTGGCCAACAAGCTGCACGAGAAGGGTGTGAGCGACGGGGCCGGCCTGGCCAAGCTGATCAAGGACGAGCCGCGCGAATACACCTTCGCCCAGACTTTCCCCACCGGCACCCATGCCATGTGGCTTTACTACTGGCTCGGCGCCAACGGCATCAATCCGGTCAAGGACGTCAAGACCATCACCGTGCCGCCGCCGCAGATGGTCGCCAACATGCGGGTGGGCAACATGGACGGCTATTGCGTGGGCGAACCGTGGAACGCCCGCGCCATCGCCGACAAGATCGGCTTCACCGCCGTCACCACCCAGGAAATCTGGAAAGACCACCCGGAAAAGGTGCTCGGCAGTACGCTGGAATTCGCGCAGAAATATCCCAACACCGCGCGCGCCGTGATCATGGCGGTGCTGGAAGCCTCCATGTACATCGACGAGATGAAGAACCGCGAAAAGGTGGCCATCACCATCGCCGGCAAGCCCTACGTCAACACCACCGCGCAAGTCATCCAGGGCCGCATGCTGGGCGATTACGACAACGGCATCGGCAAGAAATGGAAGGACGACAACTACATGAAGTTCTACAACGAAGGCCGGGTGAACTTCCCCTATCTCTCGGACGGCATGTGGTTCCTCACCCAGCACAAGCGCTGGGGCCTGCTCAAGGAGGACCCCGACTACCTGGCCGTCGCCAAGCAGGTCAACCAGATCGAGCTGTACAAGCAGGCGGCCAGCCAGTTGAAAGTGCCGGTGCCGGCCGATCCGTTCCGCTCCACCACGCTGATCGACGGCGTGAAATGGGACGGCAAGGACCCCAAGGCCTACGCCGCAAGCTTCCAGGTCAGAGCATGA
- a CDS encoding nitrate reductase, giving the protein MNDNATIKTTCPYCGVGCGVAISREADGRIAVQGDEQHPSNFGRLCSKGSALGDTLGLDGRLLHPEIAGRRANWDEALAHVAEKFRQTIAEHGPDSVAFYVSGQLLTEDYYVANKLMKGFIGSGNIDTNSRLCMSSSVAGHKRAFGEDLVPGCYEDLELADLIVLVGSNTAWCHPILYQRIAAAKQSNAKLKVVSIDPRRTATCDLADLHLPLAPGSDVMLFNGLLNYLRRHDHLDYAYLESHVSGYAAALAEAQRSAADIPAVAAACGLPESDIATFYQWFARTEKTVTAWSQGVNQSSSGTDKVNAIINVHLATGRIGKPGMGPFSLTGQPNAMGGREVGGLANQLAAHMEFDNPAHWYTVAEFWRAPHLARNPGLKAVEMFEAVAEGRIKALWIMATNPAVSLPDANKVRAALAGCEFVVVSDCEDRTDLTPYAHVRLPAAAWGEKDGTVTNSERRISRQRAFLPLPGEARPDWWIVSEVARRMGWAEAFPYREVREIFVEHAALSACGNEGERHFDLRSLAALDAASYDGLPPQQWPLGTSRLFADGRYSHADGKAKMLALSPNAPAHALDADYPLALNTGRIRDQWHTMTRTSRSPKLNRHSPEPYAEIHPTDAASFGLQAGALAKLESRWGTTLARVKISEDQRPGSVFMPMHWGDRNSRQALANALVNPVVDPFSGEPESKHTPVRIAAYRPAWHGFLISRDSLPAIAEAAWCVTVRGDGYSLYELAGEQRPESWSHWLKCLIGGKETTGDAEQWLEFGDPARGRYRAARLHDDRLADCLFVGPDHELPSRDWLCGLFGEATLSPGARASLLAGKPASADDDRGRTVCACFGVGIKTLQQAIRQQGLSTPEQIGTALKAGTNCGSCIPELKSLLREAGV; this is encoded by the coding sequence ATGAACGACAACGCCACGATCAAGACCACCTGCCCCTACTGCGGCGTCGGCTGCGGCGTTGCAATCAGCCGCGAGGCCGATGGCCGCATCGCGGTGCAAGGAGATGAGCAACATCCGTCCAATTTCGGCCGGCTGTGCTCCAAGGGCTCGGCGCTGGGCGACACGCTGGGCCTGGACGGACGACTGCTGCATCCCGAGATCGCAGGCCGCCGGGCGAACTGGGACGAGGCGCTGGCCCATGTCGCCGAAAAATTCCGGCAGACCATCGCCGAACACGGACCGGATTCGGTGGCCTTCTACGTCTCCGGCCAGTTGCTGACCGAAGACTACTATGTCGCCAACAAGCTGATGAAGGGATTCATCGGCTCCGGCAATATCGACACCAATTCCCGGCTGTGCATGTCGTCCTCGGTGGCGGGGCACAAGCGCGCATTCGGCGAGGATCTGGTGCCCGGCTGCTACGAGGATCTGGAACTGGCCGATCTGATCGTGCTGGTCGGCTCCAATACCGCCTGGTGCCATCCCATCCTCTACCAGCGCATCGCCGCCGCCAAGCAAAGCAATGCCAAACTAAAAGTCGTCAGCATCGATCCCCGGCGCACCGCGACCTGCGACCTGGCCGATCTGCACCTGCCGCTCGCGCCGGGCAGCGACGTGATGCTGTTCAACGGCCTGCTCAACTATCTGCGCCGCCACGACCATCTGGATTACGCCTATCTCGAATCGCATGTTTCCGGCTATGCGGCGGCGCTGGCGGAAGCCCAGCGTAGCGCGGCCGACATACCGGCGGTGGCCGCAGCCTGCGGCTTGCCCGAGAGCGATATCGCGACTTTCTATCAGTGGTTCGCCCGCACCGAGAAGACCGTCACCGCCTGGTCGCAAGGTGTGAACCAGTCATCCAGCGGAACCGACAAGGTCAACGCCATCATCAACGTGCATCTGGCCACCGGCCGCATCGGCAAGCCCGGCATGGGGCCGTTCTCGCTGACCGGCCAGCCCAACGCCATGGGCGGGCGGGAAGTCGGCGGGCTGGCCAATCAACTGGCCGCGCACATGGAATTCGACAATCCGGCCCACTGGTATACGGTCGCCGAGTTCTGGCGAGCCCCCCATCTGGCCCGCAATCCCGGCCTCAAGGCGGTGGAGATGTTCGAGGCGGTCGCCGAGGGCCGCATCAAGGCCTTGTGGATCATGGCCACCAATCCCGCCGTGAGTCTGCCGGACGCGAACAAGGTGCGCGCCGCGCTGGCGGGCTGCGAATTCGTGGTGGTGTCCGACTGCGAGGACCGCACCGACCTCACGCCTTATGCCCATGTGAGATTGCCGGCCGCCGCCTGGGGCGAGAAGGACGGCACGGTGACCAATTCCGAACGGCGCATCTCGCGCCAGCGGGCCTTCCTGCCCCTGCCGGGCGAGGCCAGACCGGACTGGTGGATCGTCAGCGAAGTCGCCCGCCGCATGGGCTGGGCGGAGGCATTTCCCTACCGCGAGGTCCGTGAAATCTTCGTCGAACACGCGGCCTTGTCCGCTTGCGGTAACGAGGGTGAACGCCATTTCGATCTTAGGTCGCTCGCCGCGCTCGATGCCGCATCCTACGACGGCCTGCCTCCGCAACAATGGCCGCTCGGCACCAGCCGGCTGTTCGCCGACGGCCGCTACAGCCACGCGGACGGCAAGGCCAAAATGTTGGCTCTGTCACCCAACGCACCCGCGCATGCCCTCGATGCCGATTATCCGCTGGCGCTCAACACCGGCCGCATACGCGACCAATGGCACACCATGACGCGGACTTCGCGCAGCCCCAAGCTTAACCGGCACAGTCCCGAACCCTACGCCGAAATTCATCCGACCGATGCGGCTAGCTTCGGACTTCAGGCTGGTGCGCTGGCAAAACTGGAAAGCCGTTGGGGAACCACATTGGCGCGGGTGAAGATCAGCGAGGATCAGCGGCCCGGTTCGGTGTTCATGCCCATGCACTGGGGTGATCGCAACAGCCGGCAAGCGCTGGCCAACGCCCTGGTCAACCCGGTGGTCGATCCGTTCTCCGGCGAGCCGGAATCCAAACATACGCCGGTGCGCATCGCCGCTTACCGACCCGCCTGGCACGGCTTCCTGATCAGCCGGGACAGCCTGCCCGCCATCGCCGAGGCGGCATGGTGCGTCACGGTCCGCGGCGACGGCTACTCGCTCTACGAACTGGCCGGCGAACAACGTCCCGAGAGCTGGTCGCACTGGCTCAAATGCCTCATCGGCGGGAAGGAAACAACGGGAGACGCTGAGCAATGGCTGGAATTCGGCGATCCCGCCCGCGGCCGTTATCGCGCGGCCCGTTTGCACGACGACCGGCTCGCCGATTGCTTATTCGTCGGCCCCGACCATGAATTGCCCTCGCGCGACTGGCTCTGCGGCCTGTTCGGCGAAGCGACCTTGTCGCCCGGCGCACGCGCCAGCCTGCTGGCCGGCAAACCGGCTTCCGCCGACGACGACCGGGGGCGCACGGTGTGCGCCTGTTTCGGCGTCGGCATCAAAACCCTGCAACAGGCCATCCGGCAACAGGGTCTGAGCACGCCCGAGCAAATCGGCACCGCCCTCAAGGCCGGCACCAACTGCGGCTCCTGCATCCCGGAATTGAAAAGCCTGCTGCGGGAAGCCGGCGTCTAA
- a CDS encoding CmpA/NrtA family ABC transporter substrate-binding protein, translated as MYAQRQPLREPEKAALTLGYIPLTDCAPLVVALEQGFFAQYGLDVVLSREPSWANIRDKVGIGLLDGAQMLAPMPLASSLGADALAQPMVVGLSLGLNGNAITVSQALYRRLVEQDPHAMANEPITARALRKLLAADRAEGREPPTFAMVYPYSSHNYLLRYWLAAGGVDPDRDVRLIVVPPPRMVEQLEAGRIDGYCVGEPWNSAAVASGVGRVLLASCDIWNNHPEKVFSVTQSWAEQHPATHQALIMALIEACRWLDDPINRLKAASLLAQPDYLDTPESVVLAGLTGRFRQAAGEGERYLPDFHVFHRYAANFPWLSHAEWIVTQMLRWHQIEAPADWPRRVRAVYRPDLYRAAADALGLPCPAFERKSEGAHDEPWQPDDASPTLGPDRFIDDRIYDERDPLLYLHSFSPDPGAANGDVRS; from the coding sequence GTGTACGCACAACGCCAACCCCTACGCGAACCGGAAAAAGCCGCGCTCACGCTCGGCTATATCCCGCTCACCGACTGCGCCCCCCTGGTGGTTGCGCTCGAACAGGGCTTTTTCGCGCAATACGGACTGGACGTGGTTCTGTCCCGCGAACCCTCCTGGGCCAACATCCGCGACAAGGTCGGCATCGGCCTGCTGGACGGCGCGCAAATGCTGGCCCCCATGCCCCTGGCCTCCAGCCTGGGCGCGGATGCACTGGCCCAACCCATGGTCGTCGGTCTGTCCCTGGGACTGAACGGCAACGCCATCACCGTCTCGCAAGCGCTCTATCGGCGGCTGGTCGAACAGGATCCGCACGCCATGGCGAATGAGCCTATCACCGCGCGGGCACTGCGCAAGCTGCTGGCCGCGGACCGTGCGGAAGGCCGCGAGCCGCCGACCTTCGCCATGGTCTACCCCTACTCATCGCACAACTATCTGCTGCGTTACTGGCTGGCGGCGGGCGGCGTGGACCCGGATCGCGACGTACGCCTGATCGTCGTGCCGCCGCCGCGCATGGTGGAACAGCTCGAAGCCGGACGCATCGACGGCTATTGCGTCGGCGAACCCTGGAATTCGGCGGCGGTCGCATCGGGCGTGGGCAGGGTATTGCTGGCCAGCTGCGATATCTGGAACAACCACCCGGAAAAAGTTTTCAGCGTTACCCAAAGCTGGGCCGAACAACATCCGGCGACCCACCAAGCGCTCATCATGGCCCTGATCGAAGCCTGCCGCTGGCTGGACGATCCGATCAACCGCCTGAAGGCCGCCTCGCTCCTGGCCCAGCCGGACTACCTGGATACCCCGGAATCGGTCGTGCTGGCCGGCTTGACCGGCCGTTTCCGCCAGGCGGCCGGTGAAGGCGAACGCTATCTGCCCGATTTTCACGTCTTTCACCGCTACGCCGCCAACTTCCCCTGGCTGTCGCACGCCGAATGGATCGTCACCCAGATGCTGCGCTGGCACCAGATCGAAGCGCCGGCCGATTGGCCCAGGCGGGTCCGTGCCGTCTATCGCCCCGATCTCTATCGCGCGGCGGCCGACGCTTTGGGACTGCCCTGCCCCGCTTTCGAACGCAAGAGCGAAGGCGCGCACGACGAACCCTGGCAGCCGGATGATGCCTCGCCGACCCTGGGGCCGGATCGCTTCATCGACGACCGCATCTACGACGAACGCGATCCGCTGCTTTACCTGCACAGTTTTTCACCCGACCCCGGCGCCGCGAACGGCGACGTCCGCTCCTGA
- the ntrB gene encoding nitrate ABC transporter permease codes for MSSIPLRKDNVVIMKPKTEQADKPVATAPERLAAERDVNLENGRKRYAAGLEFFFKTLFPPLFGLALFTLVWALVAQTSDGRLPGPVKTWDSAVELFSDPFYRNGPNDQGIGWNILNSLERVGIGFGLAALVGIPLGFMIGRFEFLSRMCAPIIGLLRPVSPLAWLPIGLLVFNAAHPAAIWVIFISSIWPMIINTAVGVSRIPQDYMNVARVLNLSEWKIFTKILLPAVLPYMLTGVRLSIGVAWLVIVAAEMLTGGVGIGFWVWDEWNNLNVEHILIAIFVVGIVGLALEQALIVLARRLTHGAEA; via the coding sequence ATGAGCAGCATCCCTTTGAGAAAAGACAACGTGGTCATCATGAAGCCCAAAACAGAGCAAGCCGACAAACCGGTCGCAACGGCTCCCGAACGCCTGGCGGCCGAGCGCGACGTGAACCTGGAAAACGGCAGGAAGCGGTACGCCGCCGGGCTGGAGTTCTTCTTCAAGACCCTTTTCCCGCCGCTGTTCGGCCTGGCCTTGTTCACCCTGGTGTGGGCGCTGGTCGCGCAAACCAGCGACGGCCGCCTGCCCGGCCCGGTGAAAACCTGGGACTCGGCGGTCGAGCTGTTCAGCGACCCGTTCTACCGCAACGGCCCGAACGACCAGGGCATAGGCTGGAACATCCTCAATTCGCTGGAACGCGTCGGAATAGGTTTCGGCCTCGCCGCACTCGTCGGCATCCCCTTGGGTTTCATGATCGGCCGCTTCGAGTTCCTGAGCCGCATGTGCGCGCCCATCATCGGCCTGCTGCGCCCGGTCAGTCCGCTGGCCTGGCTGCCCATAGGCCTGCTGGTGTTCAACGCCGCCCATCCGGCGGCGATCTGGGTGATCTTCATCTCCAGCATCTGGCCGATGATCATCAACACCGCGGTCGGCGTCAGCCGCATCCCGCAGGACTACATGAACGTGGCGCGGGTGCTCAACCTGTCGGAATGGAAGATCTTCACCAAGATCCTGCTCCCGGCCGTTCTCCCCTACATGCTGACCGGCGTGAGGCTATCCATCGGCGTCGCCTGGCTGGTCATCGTGGCGGCGGAAATGCTTACCGGTGGCGTCGGCATCGGCTTCTGGGTGTGGGACGAATGGAACAACCTCAACGTCGAACACATCCTCATCGCCATCTTCGTGGTCGGCATCGTCGGCCTGGCGCTGGAGCAAGCCCTGATCGTCCTGGCCCGCCGCCTGACCCATGGCGCCGAGGCGTGA
- the nirD gene encoding nitrite reductase small subunit NirD, with translation MNDWLPIGTLDDIPRLGSRVVETVFGDIALFRTAADEVFALRDRCPHKAGPLSQGIVHGKRVTCPLHNWVLELESGAVVAPDVGCAQRFEIKLEDGRVYLARS, from the coding sequence ATGAACGACTGGCTACCCATAGGCACCCTCGACGACATCCCCCGCCTCGGCTCGCGGGTGGTGGAAACCGTCTTCGGCGACATCGCCCTCTTCCGCACCGCGGCGGACGAGGTCTTCGCCCTGCGCGACCGCTGCCCGCACAAAGCCGGCCCCCTGTCGCAAGGCATCGTCCACGGCAAACGCGTCACCTGTCCCCTGCACAACTGGGTGCTGGAACTGGAATCCGGCGCGGTCGTCGCACCTGACGTGGGGTGCGCACAGCGCTTCGAGATCAAGCTCGAAGACGGCCGGGTTTATCTGGCGCGAAGCTAA